From the genome of Athalia rosae chromosome 3, iyAthRosa1.1, whole genome shotgun sequence:
GTATTGTCTTTTATAACTCTACCTCCCCCCCAATCTCTGGCCCTGCAAGCTGCACGTGTGCAAActgcaaaaaataatcacctcGTATACGGAACGGAAATATTAACGTATTGCATATCATTAGCCTGATGCATCAATGAAAATTCCTTTCAAAATTATGAATGATCGAAATTTCAATGATTCGAGGGTTTGTACTTGGAAGGGGAAGTTAGAAAACATCGCACGTTGTCAATTGCAGATGAATCATTGTCCCCATCGCTTTACTACCACATGTGTATACTACACGTCTATTCGTACATACGTGAGATCGAAAACGTATCTCAAAAGGGAATCGAACAAGTGAGCCGGTCAGCCAGTGAAGCGCGTTTAATTGCGCCAAGCGGTTTGCAGCCCGGATTCTTTGCCGATATTACGGCGTTCAATCGCCCGAAGCATCTTATGACCCGGTCCGGCTTCCTTATACTTCCATGTGCGGGTTGTACGGGAATCAATGTAATCGATTATATAGCGTCTCGGAAACAATTAGCCATGAAGTCAGCTTCTCGTGACAGTCggaggaagaaggagaagaaaaaaaaaagaagagaaataaacatttttttaccgCCGTTATCGCATATGGCCTGGAGCGGTTTATTTATAACACCGACATATGACGAGACGTTTTATTAATAACCGTATGCCCTCGTATTCGTTTCCGCAATCGGTTCGTAATTTGTATAACGAAAGCTCGCGATCAATTGCGCCAATGATATGACAGGGAAAATGTGCAAACGTATCTGTGATGTGTACTTGAAATCTGGCGTTGGTCGTTCGCACTTGATCATGACTCACCCTATGCGTGTAATATTACACAGGGTCAGACACATAACTGtacgatacgtacgtgtataaaaattccTACCGATTTCACGTGATCGCTGTGCGCAACTTTCGTTTGACGAAAATGCGTGTCGTAGATGTACTAATAATTAATGGTAAAAGTACAGGTATATTATGCGCACGTGTACTTCGGAGAGTACTTATTAAAGTTTTCAGGGTCCGTGCGCGTCGCCCTCGAGAATCGTATAAAGCTCCTACCCACTCGGTAGACCCCCGTCGTAAACAGCTACACCGCACCACGGAAGCCCTAGGTGTAGGGTATAAGTATAGCTATTTTCCACCGTAAGTACGAACTCCTTCGGCGATGTTTcgttgtacatacctatatcacCTGTAGAAATCTGCAAATAAATGTGCAAATGCGGGGGaacgacggagagagagagagagagtgagagggaCAGACAGACTGTCAACTGACTCGGATAAGTAGTACCGCCGaggtgtatataggtgtactgTGCGAAATATGCGATTTACAGTCTGGCTTGAGAATTACGCCTGCGAAACCTTTTTGTGCGAAAGGTACATACTTATACAAAGGGTCGAACAAAGAgtcagactttaaaaaaatcatttggaTCAATGAAACTAATGAGGGCTCTGATTAAATACACGGTCTGCACTTTTTCACCTGAATACTCTTTgtcgaattgatttttattttctacgctTTTTACAGTTTCTacactttattattattattattattcattttcaccaTTATCCCTACGTACGGTAGACGGTACGTATAgcatttaaaaaaatcagtcAGCCTCTTAGAACTAATCCGTGCATAATGTGCGTTTTGCGCAACGAACAAACAGGCCATTGTTTCATGGTAATTCGAGACGGGGCGTGATCGTGAGAGTAGCTATGCGGGTATTAGTTAAACTGCGGAACATCTTGAAAAGgcggttttttaattttttttcctctataaTAAACAGTTAGTAAAATCGTTATTATATACGCATGGAGGAATCTCTCCAGAACTAATTATCCATAAAATTAGGATctcgaaattatttatattcgatGTACATCAATTGCTTCTCCGTTTTACAGGTATTTTCACCATGCCGCCTATTCCTCCTAACAGCCAAAGTGCCAACAAGGGTGAGTTTGTCACGGTCCTTAATCGATAGAAATAATGCAACTCCACCGTACAATGGGTCCACTGCAATATTATAATGAGGAATatctaaaattatttcaattctaaGCAAGTACAtaattcgtcaaattttcaatcaagcGTCCGAATGACGTACTCGGAATTAAAATCATTTTGGACATTCGTCATTATTGCAATTGCCTCTTCGTATGTACGTCGCGAGTCTTTAATTGGTGGGTAGAGTAAGGAGCTTGGGATTAAAATAAGTGCCTTTCTCCAATAGATCGACTGCCATTTTCACTATCTAGAGATTACAGCTGTAGAATCGAAAAGAGGAAATCAGTTGAGTTTAACTGTAGGAGACAGAGTTTACAGCTTTACCACTATGGGTGGTGGTGTCGATACCACAGAAGTAGACGCTATGATAGAAGCCTTGCACACTgcgattcgaaatatttttccaaccgTACCTCTCAAGTAAGTTTACAAACCTCGTTCGCGTATACTTGAGCGAAAAGTACATTTTATCGCGGCCAAGTGTACGCCAATCGTTCATGTAAGGCTTATTCAAGCGGTGTTCTTTCGCTATCCtaaatttcgcgaatttttcgtaGTTACATTATACGAAAAATAGACGTCATACCAGCTAGCAGATTGCAAAGTATAAGAGGGAGCGAGTTAGCGAGAAGTACGGAAGCCACGAGACACACAGGACCGTGTGGTGGATTTTCTACGCAATACGCTTGCATGTGTGATTTACACGGAGTCCCATATAGAGATGAAGTCGCATGGGTGAGTCGATCGGCTGAAATTCCTCACGGACATTCGTTCAACtcgattcattcattcattcattcattcattgataACGCatgcggaagaaaaataattgaagcgTCGTTTAATTGTAACCTGTCtcattttgttaatttttttaaacgagCTTCATTTCGCAATAATTACAGGATGTGGACACCATATACTTATCTCACGATACGAGAGAGCTCAATTTAAGAGATTTTGATCATTTGGAACAAAAAGATTTGGTGCCAATTATTTCAGCATTAGAATACAATACGTGGTTCACTAAGTTAAGAGTATCTCATATTAAATTGGGTCACGAACCTTTGGAAAGGCTACTGCATGTGATGCGAAGATCATTGTCAATTCAAGAAATTTATTTAGACAATTTAGGAATTAAATGGTTAGTACATCACGAGAATTCACTAAAAACTTTATACGGTTAaaactgattgaaaaatttccgttctcttcctttccccaaattcgaaaaattgttgaacattattttttcacttccagGGATTTTGCTCACAAGTTATCGATAGCTTTGATATCAAATACCAATACCATGTTGCATACTATCGATTTGTCGAATAATATGATAGAAGATAAAGGTGGGTACCATCTTTTTATCATCATAAATCCAAACGATTTTTAACTTTATTTGCATATGTTCTACGCTGCGCTATCGCCGCTAGTAAAACATCACCGcttttttattgtaattttaactaataaacattttcaattcagtattttttttttttttttcaattattattattcattctttaCACGATTAACTGTTCACCATTACTCCAAAGATCGTTATGCAGAGGTATGAATTGGAAATGCACACGAaccgatttttctctttataaaTTCACATACCTAGATAGTCATGTGTGCCAATTTATGTATGTTCCTTCACGTACAACTTCTATGTTTAATTATATGCCTACAGAAAGCACAATTTCCTTTTggtttcgttgaatttttgtgtttcttatttttatcagatttttgtttccgaatcagcccgaaaaatatttttctcaacatcCCAATTATCGATCATGATGGCGACAAATTCTCGtacatattttacaaaattacaCGCATATACACGAATCAGAGATGGATCGTCCTAgcatctatttttatttcaaaacgaACCCCGCATATCATTCACCAGTAATTCACATTAATTTATAACCCTTCGATCCATCTCTAGAAAACGTGACTTTTAATGAAATTCAGACTGCTTATTTTATAAATGCTATGTTCATACTTTTATAGGAGCCTCTAGTTTGTGTGGGATAATAGCCAAATTGATGCAAGGTGTGCACAAAACTTATTCGtaactaattattattgaaattacagtaaaatttttagttaaaattatttattcattcttttttgccaatttattttgtaattttcttttcgtacattttttccaataatgcatgcattcaaaaaataccgtGCACGTAGTTTTCacttgagtattttttttttttctgcagtatttatcattataattattatgaattattttatcaattcacGAGTATAGAGCAGGAATGCCGCTTGTATACTgctaatgaaattattaacagcaatttttttttcttcatagtAATTACTATTTCTCACATAAAGAGCCAATTTCGCCGAAACAATAACGTAAAATACATGCCTTAATTTCATGAGCACGATATTCTATACTCGAACTTGGAATTACTTtaagcgtatacatatgttaaGTATTTCCTATTCGTGTCATACtgaatgaatattatttaaaGGTGCTACACACTTAAGCGGTTTAATGGGGAAACTGCCAAAGGGATTACAGAAGTTGAATCTTGCCCATTGTGGGCTGACAGGCAAAGGCATCAATCAAATTGCACATGCTTTGAGTTTGAACAGAAGTATGCCGACTAGTCTTCAATACTTAAATTTATCTGGGAATAACTTGAAGGATGACGTCACCGTAAGTACGAAGCTCGAAGTATTCGCGCGGTTTCGTTAGCACTCTCTTTCACCGGCGTTGCGTTTTCTCTTATCTTTGGTAATTGAAttggaacaaataaaaaatgaaaaatatcacgtcTTTCAGAATTTGTGCAATTTCCTAGCGCAACCGAACAGTCTAACTCACTTGGATCTCAGCGGTACAGACACGACGTTAGAATGTGTAAGTCTTCTTTTCTACGTGTGTGAATATTTCGTGAGAAGAATTCTCCCGTTTCTCACGGTAATCCAGAAAAGTgtgaattttctattattttatctATAAATTTTCAGCTATTCGGCGCGTTGCTACGAGGATGTGCCACGAATCTTGTTCATTTAAATGTTGCTAGGAACTCGTTTACCagcaaaaaaaccaaagaaattcCACCAAgttttaaacaattttttaccgCAACCTTATCCTTAAagtatatgaatatttcattttgtaaATTACCGTTAGAAGGACTGAAACATTTACTGCTCGGATTGGCGTGTAATGAAAGTACGGTTGAATTAGAGTTAGATATGAGTGGAAATAATTTAGGATCAATGGGCGCCCACGTACTGGAATCTTGCATACACGGTGTGAGATGCATATCGTCATTGGATATATCCGACAGCAGTGagtgtgaaattttcagaataccCCTCGATTAATTgatccttttttctcgtcttctttttttcactcatgaCAATATGTGTCGCGTTTTTAGATATGGACGTAGATCTAGCGCAGGTAATTACGGCagtgagtaaaaataaatcgatcaaACAGTTGTACATGGGTAGAAATACAGCTGGTATGAAAACTAAACACATAGCCGTTGTGATGGAAGCATTGGTAACGATGGTCCAGGAAGACGATTGCGTTTTGCAAGCTTTACATCTGCCTGATTCTAGACTAAAAGGTGATTTGTACAATCTAATCAATGCACTCGGGAGTAATACATGCCTGCATACTCTTGACATCAGCGGTAATCAGGTAAGATTCGATATAGGTTTTGAGTAATCAATTCTGGATCGATCATCGTGGATTGTACGTGGGAAATTTATAGTACGTTAAATTTGTATCTTCAGATCGGAGATCCTGGTGCTAGACTTTTAGCTAAAGCGTTGCAAATTAATAATCATTtgaagaatattatttatgataGAAACAATATAACGTTGCAAGGATACAGCGATATTGCCTATGCATTAGAAAAGTGAGTCGAATGGTCATCAAAATTATCacacttatttttcttttattattgcgtaacgattgaaatttattactcGCTTGATTCGACAGCAATTACAGCGTCAGGCATATGCCATTTCCGATATTTGACTTGCAACCCTGCATGAAAACATCCGCAGAGAAGACAGAGTtacttatgaaaaaaattcaggattTGTTGCAAAGGAATGTTACCCCAAATAAATACAGCCACGGACAAGCATTTAGGCTACAACAAGGATTCCTTCTAAGTTCCACGCAACAAATGGTCGATAGACTAGTGGTGCAAACACAAGATACGATAAAGACATTGGCAGCTGAAAGTTGTGACGCTAATAACGACATCAATTATGCTACAGGGTTGATACAAGATGCTGATAATTCTAAACAGGTGGATTAAAAACTCTGGACACATCGGAATAGTTGAAAatagggtgaaatttttatcttaaATTACTTTTACAGCTTTTACCGCGGTTACATGAGGTTGTTACGCGGAGAGATGAGAGTAGTCCTAttgagataaaattaaaagaagcaTCGGATGAAATTCACAAAGTTGTTTCAGGGTATTTGCAGGTAATAATACATTTTCGTAATGAATGAGACTGTGCATGGCGATCACATATCCTAATCGTGCCGGTTCTTCAGGACTCTCTGGACGGTATGCTTAAATGCGCTAAAGATCAATGTCCAACTGTACTGAACCAAACTGTCATCAGGGGGGATGAAAGCGAACCGATATCGGTAGAATACGATTTGAGAAATAGTtgcagagagaaaaatcaaattagcGCTGAGTTTATTCATACTACCGTTTTCGAACAAGCTGGGACTGACATCATCAATAAAGTCAAGTAAGCtgttttccctcttcttttaaTCAAAGAATACATTATGAACTAATTTCTATTTAAACATACTGTATCATTTATCGAACCATCAGACTATGGATCTTTTAGATTAGATTGGATAATTGTATTCTGTGTTTGTTGTATGCCGCGCggctcctctttttctctgttcAGCGAACAATTCGCTAGATAGTTTCAGATATGGAATATAGATAAACGGTATCCGTTATCGGaagtcgttttttttaccacgTGATATCTACACTTTAGCGGTTAttgtaaaaagtaaaacataCCCGCAATAAATTCCAATCAACAGCGAGGAATCTGTGCTGCTATTTTGTATACGGAAGTTTTCCTTCAACAATAAGATAAAACCATTACAAGTATCGTCGCACATGTACACCACATTTCGTAGACGGTCACCGATGCCC
Proteins encoded in this window:
- the LOC105686876 gene encoding F-actin-uncapping protein LRRC16A isoform X4 produces the protein MSTRSQLTKDLNESVKALLGKHVKILLKNVVRLETKQDKQENRVLVFSPCRLFLLTAKVPTRIDCHFHYLEITAVESKRGNQLSLTVGDRVYSFTTMGGGVDTTEVDAMIEALHTAIRNIFPTVPLNYIIRKIDVIPASRLQSIRGSELARSTEATRHTGPCGGFSTQYACMCDLHGVPYRDEVAWDVDTIYLSHDTRELNLRDFDHLEQKDLVPIISALEYNTWFTKLRVSHIKLGHEPLERLLHVMRRSLSIQEIYLDNLGIKWDFAHKLSIALISNTNTMLHTIDLSNNMIEDKGASSLCGIIAKLMQGATHLSGLMGKLPKGLQKLNLAHCGLTGKGINQIAHALSLNRSMPTSLQYLNLSGNNLKDDVTNLCNFLAQPNSLTHLDLSGTDTTLECLFGALLRGCATNLVHLNVARNSFTSKKTKEIPPSFKQFFTATLSLKYMNISFCKLPLEGLKHLLLGLACNESTVELELDMSGNNLGSMGAHVLESCIHGVRCISSLDISDSNMDVDLAQVITAVSKNKSIKQLYMGRNTAGMKTKHIAVVMEALVTMVQEDDCVLQALHLPDSRLKGDLYNLINALGSNTCLHTLDISGNQIGDPGARLLAKALQINNHLKNIIYDRNNITLQGYSDIAYALENNYSVRHMPFPIFDLQPCMKTSAEKTELLMKKIQDLLQRNVTPNKYSHGQAFRLQQGFLLSSTQQMVDRLVVQTQDTIKTLAAESCDANNDINYATGLIQDADNSKQLLPRLHEVVTRRDESSPIEIKLKEASDEIHKVVSGYLQDSLDGMLKCAKDQCPTVLNQTVIRGDESEPISVEYDLRNSCREKNQISAEFIHTTVFEQAGTDIINKVNELNLAVAAHVSDRITDEVIESLSRSYKTLIGDAGCRTRSSTPDVLRSSGSVSAGVSSISGVMIKPAGRTSLDSEEEGAASLSFTDTISQRSSDQSPMKLEYLNLATPHLSNKRKSLHGRKLRPKSVVDSVEGLSADDIPDLLPSLPKCQTEVISENEHSLTESLDSVSELPNTVGQQLQHLVKSRPRRTKTRAPTRPMLRPDQLADGLAIGEGLDTFFRPTTPTTPLVSPTSDDSSIHTFPTDGGPNLPLMSHKTAVPDVKIDVDKKQGRSSPMLKTLLEPTPRSRSTDNLEKFSPLIGRRSQGDSPLTASPLARRNTTESAQSHEKYEMKKEISSGSIKDGLVDVSKRSTLPIANSSGPKDDAKSLIHSGTTGSFKDGSLDNVKRNINNLPQVSKDGAFENGKKKLSANSVVTSGKEDVKKSTTTTSVTTVTKEVDVKKNIAKRIAIDDKPVSPVIPAVKLRSTGFDLRSPTNGGGPKSLGAEVSKSPIFKPINKGEGSSAGDLAKSGSQMKNKPAPPTAPKPRPWSMATDRKSGEFNLLSDGSSPNTSAGNTPDSGDALDESTDSGVSGPASLPPTLSGSSTTSSLSNTSTEKRSVRELAASLNKVQIDKKEDGRGSGENG
- the LOC105686876 gene encoding F-actin-uncapping protein LRRC16A isoform X3, producing the protein MSTRSQLTKDLNESVKALLGKHVKILLKNVVRLETKQDKQENRVLVFSPCRLFLLTAKVPTRIDCHFHYLEITAVESKRGNQLSLTVGDRVYSFTTMGGGVDTTEVDAMIEALHTAIRNIFPTVPLNYIIRKIDVIPASRLQSIRGSELARSTEATRHTGPCGGFSTQYACMCDLHGVPYRDEVAWDVDTIYLSHDTRELNLRDFDHLEQKDLVPIISALEYNTWFTKLRVSHIKLGHEPLERLLHVMRRSLSIQEIYLDNLGIKWDFAHKLSIALISNTNTMLHTIDLSNNMIEDKGATHLSGLMGKLPKGLQKLNLAHCGLTGKGINQIAHALSLNRSMPTSLQYLNLSGNNLKDDVTNLCNFLAQPNSLTHLDLSGTDTTLECLFGALLRGCATNLVHLNVARNSFTSKKTKEIPPSFKQFFTATLSLKYMNISFCKLPLEGLKHLLLGLACNESTVELELDMSGNNLGSMGAHVLESCIHGVRCISSLDISDSNMDVDLAQVITAVSKNKSIKQLYMGRNTAGMKTKHIAVVMEALVTMVQEDDCVLQALHLPDSRLKGDLYNLINALGSNTCLHTLDISGNQIGDPGARLLAKALQINNHLKNIIYDRNNITLQGYSDIAYALENNYSVRHMPFPIFDLQPCMKTSAEKTELLMKKIQDLLQRNVTPNKYSHGQAFRLQQGFLLSSTQQMVDRLVVQTQDTIKTLAAESCDANNDINYATGLIQDADNSKQLLPRLHEVVTRRDESSPIEIKLKEASDEIHKVVSGYLQDSLDGMLKCAKDQCPTVLNQTVIRGDESEPISVEYDLRNSCREKNQISAEFIHTTVFEQAGTDIINKVNELNLAVAAHVSDRITDEVIESLSRSYKTLIGDAGCRTRSSTPDVLRSSGSVSAGVSSISGVMIKPAGRTSLDSEEEGAASLSFTDTISQRSSDQSPMKLEYLNLATPHLSNKRKSLHGRKLRPKSVVDSVEGLSADDIPDLLPSLPKCQTEVISENEHSLTESLDSVSELPNTVGQQLQHLVKSRPRRTKTRAPTRPMLRPDQLADGLAIGEGLDTFFRPTTPTTPLVSPTSDDSSIHTFPTDGGPNLPLMSHKTAVPDVKIDVDKKQGRSSPMLKTLLEPTPRSRSTDNLEKFSPLIGRRSQGDSPLTASPLARRNTTESAQSHEKYEMKKEISSGSIKDGLVDVSKRSTLPIANSSGPKDDAKSLIHSGTTGSFKDGSLDNVKRNINNLPQVSKDGAFENGKKKLSANSVVTSGKEDVKKSTTTTSVTTVTKEVDVKKNIAKRIAIDDKPVSPVIPAVKLRSTGFDLRSPTNGGGPKSLGAEVSKSPIFKPINKGEGSSAGDLAKSGSQMKNKPAPPTAPKPRPWSMATDRKSGEFNLLSDGSSPNTSAGNTPDSGDALDESTDSGVSGPASLPPTLSGSSTTSSLSNTSTEKRSVRELAASLNKVQIDKKEDEHTVPAAWRSVLRRSVDPPPSIQDVEVEKMVEENRTNFKLRRTSLLRDSNFNYDNDIVDV
- the LOC105686876 gene encoding F-actin-uncapping protein LRRC16A isoform X1, translating into MSTRSQLTKDLNESVKALLGKHVKILLKNVVRLETKQDKQENRVLVFSPCRLFLLTAKVPTRIDCHFHYLEITAVESKRGNQLSLTVGDRVYSFTTMGGGVDTTEVDAMIEALHTAIRNIFPTVPLNYIIRKIDVIPASRLQSIRGSELARSTEATRHTGPCGGFSTQYACMCDLHGVPYRDEVAWDVDTIYLSHDTRELNLRDFDHLEQKDLVPIISALEYNTWFTKLRVSHIKLGHEPLERLLHVMRRSLSIQEIYLDNLGIKWDFAHKLSIALISNTNTMLHTIDLSNNMIEDKGASSLCGIIAKLMQGATHLSGLMGKLPKGLQKLNLAHCGLTGKGINQIAHALSLNRSMPTSLQYLNLSGNNLKDDVTNLCNFLAQPNSLTHLDLSGTDTTLECLFGALLRGCATNLVHLNVARNSFTSKKTKEIPPSFKQFFTATLSLKYMNISFCKLPLEGLKHLLLGLACNESTVELELDMSGNNLGSMGAHVLESCIHGVRCISSLDISDSNMDVDLAQVITAVSKNKSIKQLYMGRNTAGMKTKHIAVVMEALVTMVQEDDCVLQALHLPDSRLKGDLYNLINALGSNTCLHTLDISGNQIGDPGARLLAKALQINNHLKNIIYDRNNITLQGYSDIAYALENNYSVRHMPFPIFDLQPCMKTSAEKTELLMKKIQDLLQRNVTPNKYSHGQAFRLQQGFLLSSTQQMVDRLVVQTQDTIKTLAAESCDANNDINYATGLIQDADNSKQLLPRLHEVVTRRDESSPIEIKLKEASDEIHKVVSGYLQDSLDGMLKCAKDQCPTVLNQTVIRGDESEPISVEYDLRNSCREKNQISAEFIHTTVFEQAGTDIINKVNELNLAVAAHVSDRITDEVIESLSRSYKTLIGDAGCRTRSSTPDVLRSSGSVSAGVSSISGVMIKPAGRTSLDSEEEGAASLSFTDTISQRSSDQSPMKLEYLNLATPHLSNKRKSLHGRKLRPKSVVDSVEGLSADDIPDLLPSLPKCQTEVISENEHSLTESLDSVSELPNTVGQQLQHLVKSRPRRTKTRAPTRPMLRPDQLADGLAIGEGLDTFFRPTTPTTPLVSPTSDDSSIHTFPTDGGPNLPLMSHKTAVPDVKIDVDKKQGRSSPMLKTLLEPTPRSRSTDNLEKFSPLIGRRSQGDSPLTASPLARRNTTESAQSHEKYEMKKEISSGSIKDGLVDVSKRSTLPIANSSGPKDDAKSLIHSGTTGSFKDGSLDNVKRNINNLPQVSKDGAFENGKKKLSANSVVTSGKEDVKKSTTTTSVTTVTKEVDVKKNIAKRIAIDDKPVSPVIPAVKLRSTGFDLRSPTNGGGPKSLGAEVSKSPIFKPINKGEGSSAGDLAKSGSQMKNKPAPPTAPKPRPWSMATDRKSGEFNLLSDGSSPNTSAGNTPDSGDALDESTDSGVSGPASLPPTLSGSSTTSSLSNTSTEKRSVRELAASLNKVQIDKKEDEHTVPAAWRSVLRRSVDPPPSIQDVEVEKMVEENRTNFKLRRTSLLRDSNFNYDNDIVDV
- the LOC105686876 gene encoding F-actin-uncapping protein LRRC16A isoform X2; this translates as MSTRSQLTKDLNESVKALLGKHVKILLKNVVRLETKQDKQENRVLVFSPCRLFLLTAKVPTRIDCHFHYLEITAVESKRGNQLSLTVGDRVYSFTTMGGGVDTTEVDAMIEALHTAIRNIFPTVPLNYIIRKIDVIPASRLQSIRGSELARSTEATRHTGPCGGFSTQYACMCDLHGVPYRDEVAWDVDTIYLSHDTRELNLRDFDHLEQKDLVPIISALEYNTWFTKLRVSHIKLGHEPLERLLHVMRRSLSIQEIYLDNLGIKWDFAHKLSIALISNTNTMLHTIDLSNNMIEDKGASSLCGIIAKLMQGATHLSGLMGKLPKGLQKLNLAHCGLTGKGINQIAHALSLNRSMPTSLQYLNLSGNNLKDDVTNLCNFLAQPNSLTHLDLSGTDTTLECLFGALLRGCATNLVHLNVARNSFTSKKTKEIPPSFKQFFTATLSLKYMNISFCKLPLEGLKHLLLGLACNESTVELELDMSGNNLGSMGAHVLESCIHGVRCISSLDISDSNMDVDLAQVITAVSKNKSIKQLYMGRNTAGMKTKHIAVVMEALVTMVQEDDCVLQALHLPDSRLKGDLYNLINALGSNTCLHTLDISGNQIGDPGARLLAKALQINNHLKNIIYDRNNITLQGYSDIAYALENNYSVRHMPFPIFDLQPCMKTSAEKTELLMKKIQDLLQRNVTPNKYSHGQAFRLQQGFLLSSTQQMVDRLVVQTQDTIKTLAAESCDANNDINYATGLIQDADNSKQLLPRLHEVVTRRDESSPIEIKLKEASDEIHKVVSGYLQDSLDGMLKCAKDQCPTVLNQTVIRGDESEPISVEYDLRNSCREKNQISAEFIHTTVFEQAGTDIINKVNELNLAVAAHVSDRITDEVIESLSRSYKTLIGDAGCRTRSSTPDVLRSSGSVSAGVSSISGVMIKPAGRTSLDSEEEGAASLSFTDTISQRSSDQSPMATPHLSNKRKSLHGRKLRPKSVVDSVEGLSADDIPDLLPSLPKCQTEVISENEHSLTESLDSVSELPNTVGQQLQHLVKSRPRRTKTRAPTRPMLRPDQLADGLAIGEGLDTFFRPTTPTTPLVSPTSDDSSIHTFPTDGGPNLPLMSHKTAVPDVKIDVDKKQGRSSPMLKTLLEPTPRSRSTDNLEKFSPLIGRRSQGDSPLTASPLARRNTTESAQSHEKYEMKKEISSGSIKDGLVDVSKRSTLPIANSSGPKDDAKSLIHSGTTGSFKDGSLDNVKRNINNLPQVSKDGAFENGKKKLSANSVVTSGKEDVKKSTTTTSVTTVTKEVDVKKNIAKRIAIDDKPVSPVIPAVKLRSTGFDLRSPTNGGGPKSLGAEVSKSPIFKPINKGEGSSAGDLAKSGSQMKNKPAPPTAPKPRPWSMATDRKSGEFNLLSDGSSPNTSAGNTPDSGDALDESTDSGVSGPASLPPTLSGSSTTSSLSNTSTEKRSVRELAASLNKVQIDKKEDEHTVPAAWRSVLRRSVDPPPSIQDVEVEKMVEENRTNFKLRRTSLLRDSNFNYDNDIVDV